In Nitrospirota bacterium, the following are encoded in one genomic region:
- a CDS encoding DUF4388 domain-containing protein gives MSLEGHLSDLSLPDILQIVHLSKKSGILKLESPAGSGRVVFHDGKMLYASMHGKEKLGERLIREGVLMEGDLEAALRIQRDRKIYEPLGAILTENKLIEKDALESFIQSQIKEIIYEMLSWEEGVFRFEPEQPMPKIPQNISVSTEYILLEGTRLRDEGKKMVQVPIENMPSGSSAVEYGAYPNTLISLIEELSVPAASTEMLVMLLRFAGEMMSRAVIFKLDGEKAVGFGQVGISLDSAEIRIEGLCIPLDKPSVIKDVITNRMSYKGQLPESDWNSYLFKHLGAGLPEEVFVAPLIEDKTVTAILYGDNLPGRGQIGDTSTLEAFIKVAGIVLMASK, from the coding sequence ATGAGCCTCGAAGGACACTTATCAGATCTTAGCCTTCCGGATATACTTCAGATAGTCCATTTGAGCAAGAAAAGCGGAATCTTGAAATTAGAAAGCCCTGCCGGAAGTGGGAGAGTTGTATTTCACGACGGGAAGATGCTGTATGCCTCAATGCATGGCAAAGAAAAACTTGGAGAAAGGCTGATCAGGGAAGGTGTCTTGATGGAAGGCGACCTCGAAGCAGCCTTGAGGATTCAACGGGACAGGAAGATTTATGAACCCTTGGGCGCCATACTGACAGAGAACAAGTTGATTGAAAAAGATGCACTTGAATCCTTTATCCAGTCGCAGATAAAAGAAATCATATATGAAATGTTGTCTTGGGAAGAAGGGGTGTTTCGCTTTGAACCGGAACAGCCAATGCCTAAAATTCCTCAAAATATAAGTGTGAGTACTGAGTATATCCTGCTCGAAGGAACCAGACTGAGGGACGAGGGCAAAAAGATGGTTCAAGTACCTATAGAAAACATGCCCTCAGGATCTTCAGCCGTAGAGTATGGAGCTTATCCCAACACCCTGATTTCATTGATTGAAGAGCTGTCAGTTCCTGCAGCGAGTACTGAGATGTTAGTCATGCTTCTGAGGTTTGCAGGAGAAATGATGAGCAGAGCGGTTATATTCAAGCTTGACGGAGAGAAGGCAGTTGGGTTTGGACAAGTTGGAATATCGTTGGATTCAGCTGAAATAAGGATAGAGGGGCTTTGTATTCCCCTTGATAAGCCTTCTGTAATTAAAGATGTTATAACTAATAGAATGAGTTACAAAGGGCAGTTGCCTGAATCTGATTGGAATTCATACCTTTTTAAACATCTTGGCGCAGGATTACCTGAAGAGGTCTTCGTAGCTCCTTTAATAGAAGATAAAACGGTTACAGCGATACTATATGGAGACAATCTGCCTGGAAGGGGGCAAATAGGTGATACTTCAACCCTTGAGGCTTTTATCAAGGTAGCAGGTATTGTATTAATGGCATCAAAGTAA
- the purS gene encoding phosphoribosylformylglycinamidine synthase subunit PurS, protein MLKARVYVTLKNGILDPQGKAVKHSLKTLGYASVADVRIGKYIELSFDDTSGENLDSQIKEMCNKLLANTIVEDFRYEIEK, encoded by the coding sequence TTGTTGAAGGCACGAGTATATGTTACGTTAAAAAATGGTATCTTGGATCCGCAGGGTAAGGCGGTTAAACATTCATTAAAGACTCTGGGGTATGCATCTGTTGCTGATGTCAGGATAGGAAAGTATATAGAGTTAAGTTTCGATGATACATCCGGGGAGAATTTGGATTCTCAGATTAAGGAGATGTGTAATAAGCTCCTCGCTAATACTATTGTAGAGGATTTCCGATATGAAATTGAAAAATAG
- a CDS encoding 6,7-dimethyl-8-ribityllumazine synthase, which produces MPEPIEGAIAGKGLKFGIVVSRFNDFITSRLLTGALDALKQCDVDDSNITVVRVPGSFEIPMVAKKMAVSDKYDSIICLGAVIRGATPHFEYISSEVTKGIANIALESGVPVIYGVLTTDSVDQAIERAGTKSRNRGWDAALQAIEMANLYKLLT; this is translated from the coding sequence ATGCCTGAACCGATAGAGGGTGCTATAGCTGGAAAGGGTTTAAAGTTTGGAATTGTCGTAAGCAGGTTTAATGATTTCATTACGAGCAGGCTCCTGACGGGCGCTTTGGATGCACTTAAACAATGTGATGTAGATGATAGTAATATTACCGTTGTGAGGGTGCCTGGCTCATTTGAAATTCCAATGGTTGCCAAGAAGATGGCTGTGTCTGATAAGTATGACTCAATTATCTGCCTTGGCGCGGTTATCCGGGGAGCTACACCACACTTCGAATATATATCTTCAGAAGTTACGAAGGGTATAGCGAATATTGCGCTTGAGTCCGGCGTTCCTGTTATATATGGTGTCCTGACCACAGATAGTGTGGATCAGGCAATTGAGAGGGCAGGCACCAAGAGCAGAAACAGAGGATGGGATGCCGCTCTTCAGGCAATTGAGATGGCCAACCTCTATAAATTGCTCACATAA
- the ribB gene encoding 3,4-dihydroxy-2-butanone-4-phosphate synthase, protein MGLNSIEEAIEDIRQGKMVILVDDEDRENEGDLVMAAEKVTPEAINFMARFGRGLICLTLTPERVEELSLQPMTNDNTAPFGTAFTVSIDARHGITTGISAQDRAVTILKTIDPETRPLDLARPGHIFPIKAQKGGVLKRAGQTEGSVDLSRLAGLHPSGVICEIMNEDGSMSRLPELIKFAEDYALKVVTVKDLIEYRLQKESFVRRVADSKLPTDFGDFKVIVYEDELDHNIHLALIKGDISNLKSVLVRVHSACITGDIFRSRRCDCGEQLQKAMEIIENEGVGIILYINHDLKETMIGKITLYKLQDEEIEGAKDNVMGGDKPVLREYGVGAQILVDLNVKHLRLMTNNPRKIVGLEGFGLDVIERVPIEVTPHKENIDYLTAKKRKLGHMLSKI, encoded by the coding sequence ATGGGACTTAACTCTATAGAAGAGGCAATAGAAGATATTCGGCAGGGGAAGATGGTTATTTTAGTTGATGATGAGGACCGAGAGAATGAAGGTGACCTCGTTATGGCTGCTGAAAAGGTTACCCCTGAGGCTATTAATTTTATGGCCCGCTTTGGCAGAGGGCTAATATGTCTGACACTCACGCCAGAACGTGTAGAGGAACTATCTCTTCAGCCCATGACGAACGACAATACAGCCCCTTTTGGGACCGCATTTACTGTTTCCATAGACGCCAGGCATGGGATTACAACAGGCATATCAGCGCAAGACAGGGCAGTAACAATACTGAAGACTATAGACCCTGAAACCAGACCTCTTGATTTGGCGAGGCCGGGGCATATCTTTCCTATCAAAGCGCAAAAGGGTGGTGTCCTGAAAAGGGCCGGCCAGACGGAAGGGTCAGTGGACCTGTCAAGGCTTGCAGGGTTACATCCATCCGGTGTCATTTGCGAAATAATGAATGAAGACGGCAGCATGTCCAGACTGCCGGAGCTGATTAAGTTTGCCGAGGATTATGCTCTTAAGGTTGTTACTGTAAAGGATCTGATTGAGTACCGGCTGCAGAAAGAATCCTTTGTAAGGAGGGTAGCTGATTCGAAGCTGCCCACGGATTTCGGTGATTTTAAGGTAATTGTTTATGAAGATGAACTTGACCATAATATACATCTTGCCCTTATAAAAGGAGATATTAGCAATTTGAAGAGCGTTCTCGTGCGTGTACATTCCGCCTGTATCACGGGGGACATCTTCAGATCCAGGAGGTGTGACTGCGGCGAACAGCTTCAAAAGGCTATGGAGATAATAGAGAATGAAGGTGTTGGTATAATCCTCTATATTAATCATGACCTGAAAGAAACAATGATCGGAAAGATAACATTATACAAGTTGCAGGATGAAGAGATAGAGGGTGCAAAGGACAATGTGATGGGTGGGGACAAGCCTGTATTGCGGGAATATGGCGTCGGGGCGCAGATACTGGTTGATCTTAATGTGAAACATTTACGGTTGATGACCAACAATCCAAGAAAGATTGTTGGTCTGGAGGGGTTTGGCTTGGATGTGATTGAGCGTGTCCCTATTGAAGTTACTCCACATAAGGAAAATATTGATTATCTTACAGCCAAGAAGAGAAAATTAGGGCACATGTTAAGTAAAATATGA
- the nusB gene encoding transcription antitermination factor NusB has translation MGYRRKSREFALQMLYQYDVSHQSAGLADGFWEDHEAPENIVEFANNLVDGVIKNLDEIDDKIRLSASNWSIDRMAVVDRNILRMSVFELLYIQDIPVKVTINEAIEIAKRFGEEESGSFVNGILDRIVKDHQEILDWKL, from the coding sequence ATGGGATATCGCAGAAAATCAAGAGAGTTCGCGTTGCAGATGTTGTATCAATATGATGTCAGTCATCAGTCTGCCGGTCTTGCCGACGGTTTTTGGGAAGATCATGAGGCGCCGGAGAATATAGTAGAATTCGCCAATAACCTTGTTGATGGAGTAATTAAGAATCTTGATGAGATAGATGATAAGATCAGACTGTCTGCAAGTAACTGGAGCATTGACAGGATGGCCGTTGTAGATCGTAATATATTGAGGATGTCTGTATTTGAATTGCTCTATATCCAGGATATCCCTGTTAAGGTGACCATAAATGAGGCAATTGAGATTGCCAAGAGATTTGGTGAAGAAGAGTCGGGCTCATTTGTAAACGGTATACTTGACAGGATAGTTAAAGATCATCAGGAGATACTGGATTGGAAATTATAA
- a CDS encoding chemotaxis protein CheA, which translates to MNKQYNNHKDFLAEAEDIVSNFNKNLYILKSTCNTATVQYPDVVNAVFREIHTLKGISEISGFPRISSLSHNLEDLLDCLRFGRIQLNYKVVDTLFEVADVFTELLNNINDQGEEYTEIGPVIEKMGLYLDSGIHDETFKNNRFAGLPYALLGRLPEFEQHRLMESVKEGRRIFRIIVRTHIDTVDDAMTELRANLTCYGEVITVMPVSGFSEDDMASFELLYSSQHEDILRRYELVSGTQMMQGQEFLEQVAEDRVSERDPLFSGEIISIQNIDLEGDPFETQIQEQIIDQVEPPPQTVKSIAKTVRVDIERLETLLDTVGEILLLNSTVTHLMNDLKMKYGKDLVFLDIHRSTRQLHKKIAFLRDKLIDIRLVPIEYLYTRLNRIVEVLSKDLSKKIKFEVSGGDTKLDKSIIEEIADPLMHIIRNAIDHGIEDDEVRRKRGKDPAGTIRITSVQRDGTVVIDIEDDGCGIDFDVIKNRALIMGLLRNDEMDEKTLLKMLFMPGFTTKNTIDDISGRGVGLDVVAKSIEDLSGMIEVETVYGKRTTFRITLPVTLLIVRALIVSESGREFAIPVNLISENLSLKECEIKIIRDRESINLRGDFLPLVRLKDVLKYHEGHWESYSKNEYVIIAGLAQKRMGIIVDKIHGQREILIKPPGKFLKEIQGIEGFAEIDARKVVPVIDVIGLAERVFA; encoded by the coding sequence ATGAATAAACAATATAATAATCACAAGGACTTCCTGGCTGAGGCAGAGGATATTGTCAGTAATTTCAACAAAAACCTCTATATACTGAAATCAACATGCAATACAGCAACGGTACAATATCCGGATGTAGTTAATGCTGTGTTTCGTGAAATCCATACCTTGAAAGGAATTTCTGAGATATCCGGGTTTCCAAGGATAAGCTCATTAAGTCACAACCTCGAAGATTTGTTGGATTGTCTCAGGTTCGGCAGGATTCAGCTAAATTATAAAGTTGTAGATACGTTATTTGAAGTTGCTGATGTCTTTACGGAGCTCCTTAACAATATTAATGATCAGGGAGAAGAGTATACTGAGATAGGGCCGGTAATTGAAAAAATGGGGCTATACCTTGATAGCGGGATACATGATGAAACTTTTAAGAACAATAGATTTGCCGGATTACCGTATGCTCTGTTAGGGAGGCTGCCTGAATTTGAGCAACACAGACTTATGGAGTCTGTTAAAGAAGGGCGCAGGATTTTCAGGATTATTGTACGAACGCATATTGACACTGTTGATGATGCGATGACAGAACTCAGGGCGAATCTTACATGCTACGGAGAGGTTATCACAGTAATGCCAGTCTCCGGGTTTTCCGAGGATGACATGGCATCTTTTGAACTTCTTTATTCCTCGCAACATGAAGATATTTTGCGTCGTTATGAACTGGTCTCAGGGACTCAAATGATGCAGGGGCAGGAGTTTCTTGAACAAGTTGCGGAAGACAGGGTTAGTGAGCGGGATCCTCTATTTTCTGGTGAAATAATAAGTATCCAGAATATAGACTTGGAAGGTGACCCATTTGAAACTCAAATACAGGAACAAATTATTGATCAGGTCGAACCTCCTCCACAGACGGTAAAAAGCATAGCCAAGACAGTCAGGGTTGATATTGAAAGGCTGGAGACACTGCTTGATACCGTAGGAGAAATATTATTATTAAATAGTACTGTAACACACCTGATGAATGACCTGAAGATGAAGTACGGCAAAGACCTGGTTTTCCTTGACATTCATAGATCTACCAGGCAGCTGCACAAGAAAATAGCATTCTTGAGAGATAAACTCATAGATATAAGGTTGGTACCCATAGAGTATTTGTACACAAGGCTAAATAGAATAGTGGAAGTGCTTTCAAAGGACTTGTCGAAGAAAATAAAGTTTGAAGTGTCCGGTGGTGATACTAAACTGGACAAGTCAATTATAGAAGAAATTGCAGACCCACTAATGCATATAATACGTAACGCAATTGATCATGGTATAGAGGATGATGAAGTACGGAGAAAAAGAGGTAAGGATCCTGCAGGGACAATAAGAATTACGTCTGTGCAGAGAGATGGGACTGTGGTGATTGACATTGAAGATGATGGATGTGGTATTGATTTTGATGTTATTAAAAACAGGGCGCTTATCATGGGTCTGCTTAGAAATGATGAAATGGATGAAAAGACACTCCTGAAGATGCTTTTTATGCCGGGCTTTACCACAAAAAACACAATAGATGACATATCCGGCAGAGGGGTAGGCCTTGATGTGGTAGCAAAGAGCATAGAGGATTTGTCTGGTATGATAGAAGTTGAAACAGTTTATGGTAAGAGAACTACTTTCCGTATTACACTTCCTGTAACATTGCTTATAGTCAGGGCTCTGATAGTTTCAGAGTCAGGACGGGAATTTGCAATACCTGTAAATTTGATATCGGAAAATCTCAGCTTAAAGGAATGCGAAATAAAAATTATCAGGGATAGAGAAAGTATTAACCTTAGAGGAGATTTCTTGCCTCTGGTTAGATTAAAGGATGTCCTGAAATACCATGAAGGTCACTGGGAGTCATACAGCAAGAATGAATACGTAATTATAGCGGGCTTGGCACAGAAGAGAATGGGTATTATAGTTGATAAAATACATGGTCAGAGAGAGATCCTTATTAAACCTCCCGGTAAGTTCCTAAAAGAAATTCAGGGTATTGAAGGGTTTGCAGAGATAGATGCCAGAAAGGTTGTACCAGTTATAGACGTCATCGGACTTGCAGAAAGAGTTTTTGCCTGA
- the ispD gene encoding 2-C-methyl-D-erythritol 4-phosphate cytidylyltransferase, giving the protein MKVTAIIPAGGKGTRMLHSTPKHFIHLGDKPVLAYTLDAVERCPDVNQILVVTRSGEENYCLKEVVERYGFKKVLKIVIGGERRQDSVYRGIKELDEDTEIVVVHDGVRPFVSQKTISEAIKLAMFTDGVVTAVPVKDTIKNVGVDGIIISTPDRSVMWYAQTPQVFKRRILEEAYVRAYNDKFTGTDESSLVERLGYKVKIVEGTPDNIKITTKEDLLVADMILMMRGKKSMK; this is encoded by the coding sequence GTGAAGGTAACTGCAATAATACCGGCGGGAGGTAAAGGGACGCGGATGCTTCATTCCACACCCAAACACTTTATCCACCTCGGAGACAAACCGGTACTTGCGTATACTCTTGATGCGGTTGAAAGATGTCCTGATGTCAATCAGATACTTGTCGTTACAAGGTCAGGAGAGGAGAATTATTGTCTAAAAGAAGTTGTTGAGAGGTATGGGTTTAAGAAGGTCTTAAAGATTGTCATAGGAGGAGAAAGGCGTCAGGATTCAGTTTACAGGGGGATTAAAGAGCTTGATGAAGATACGGAAATCGTCGTAGTACATGACGGGGTTAGACCATTTGTGTCTCAGAAGACAATAAGTGAGGCAATAAAGCTGGCTATGTTTACTGACGGGGTCGTTACTGCAGTCCCTGTTAAGGACACGATTAAGAATGTTGGTGTTGATGGTATAATAATATCTACCCCGGACCGTTCTGTTATGTGGTATGCGCAGACTCCGCAGGTATTTAAGAGGCGTATATTGGAGGAGGCGTATGTCAGGGCATATAATGACAAATTTACAGGTACAGATGAGTCATCATTGGTGGAGAGACTCGGTTATAAGGTTAAAATAGTGGAAGGAACCCCGGACAATATAAAGATTACTACAAAAGAGGACCTGCTGGTTGCTGACATGATATTAATGATGCGTGGGAAAAAGAGCATGAAATGA
- a CDS encoding diguanylate cyclase, whose amino-acid sequence MRQKVIESLRNANLFVRYFEANDGFSALKILSKENIDMIVCDVVMPGMDGFRLMEMINKEKRFEDIMVIMLSSNRKIYDRIKGLESGAIDYMTKPFHPHELSLRVSILLRMKSLQKELKTKIAELEHVTVVDSLTGLYNQRYLYDTLRREYNRSDRFNLKLSLIIMDIDNFKDINDTFGHQRGDEIIKEVAKLLQVMVRGYDFAVRYGGDEFIIVLSQNTVIGSHIVAERIRKIIEDNPLLIELNGGRPVTASIGVSTFPDDTKEGCDALINKADQALYRAKRDGRNRVAYGSGI is encoded by the coding sequence TTGCGACAGAAAGTAATCGAAAGTCTCAGGAATGCAAACCTGTTTGTACGTTATTTTGAGGCAAATGATGGTTTCAGCGCTTTAAAGATCTTATCTAAAGAAAATATTGATATGATAGTCTGCGATGTAGTGATGCCGGGAATGGATGGATTCCGGTTAATGGAAATGATAAACAAGGAAAAGAGGTTTGAGGATATCATGGTTATCATGTTGTCTTCCAACCGGAAAATATATGACAGGATTAAAGGCCTCGAAAGCGGGGCCATAGATTACATGACTAAACCATTTCATCCGCATGAATTGTCTTTAAGGGTAAGTATATTATTGAGGATGAAAAGCCTTCAGAAAGAACTAAAAACCAAAATAGCAGAGTTGGAACATGTAACTGTAGTAGATTCACTAACTGGTTTATATAATCAGCGATATCTATACGATACACTCAGGAGAGAATATAATAGAAGTGATCGTTTTAACCTTAAGCTTTCCCTGATAATCATGGATATTGATAATTTCAAAGACATTAACGATACCTTTGGACATCAGCGTGGTGATGAAATTATCAAGGAAGTCGCAAAACTTCTGCAGGTAATGGTTAGAGGATATGATTTTGCAGTTAGATATGGAGGTGATGAATTTATTATCGTCCTGTCACAAAATACAGTTATCGGGTCTCACATTGTGGCTGAAAGAATCCGAAAAATCATAGAAGATAACCCGCTCCTGATTGAGTTGAATGGTGGCAGACCGGTGACAGCAAGCATAGGAGTATCGACATTCCCTGATGACACCAAGGAGGGTTGTGATGCATTGATTAATAAGGCTGATCAGGCATTGTACAGGGCAAAACGTGATGGCAGAAACCGAGTTGCATATGGCAGCGGGATATGA
- a CDS encoding purine-binding chemotaxis protein CheW gives MTIMTYRPNLRGKDDTSIAGSSDISSEYSAEKCLIFRLSRQEYAMGVSMVKEVIHYTGLTAVPNTCSYVKGVLPLRGIVIPVLDFMEYIGRSATNVTGSTRILIVHYDDFFIGILADSVEGIVSVPLGRYLPVPDFIGKESLKYFKAAFKFNNNLILLIETRMEHI, from the coding sequence ATGACAATTATGACATATCGTCCTAATTTACGGGGAAAAGACGACACATCTATCGCAGGCAGCTCAGATATCAGTTCTGAATATTCAGCAGAAAAATGTCTGATTTTCAGGCTATCCCGTCAGGAATATGCCATGGGAGTTTCAATGGTAAAGGAAGTGATTCACTACACAGGGCTTACAGCAGTTCCCAACACGTGCTCATATGTCAAAGGTGTTTTGCCTTTAAGAGGGATAGTAATTCCAGTGCTTGATTTTATGGAATATATCGGAAGATCAGCTACAAATGTCACCGGGAGCACTCGTATTCTGATAGTGCATTATGATGATTTCTTTATAGGTATACTTGCTGATTCAGTTGAAGGGATCGTGTCTGTACCTTTAGGCAGATATTTGCCTGTTCCTGATTTTATTGGAAAAGAGAGCTTAAAATATTTTAAGGCAGCTTTTAAATTCAATAATAACTTAATATTATTGATTGAGACCAGGATGGAGCACATATGA
- a CDS encoding 2-C-methyl-D-erythritol 2,4-cyclodiphosphate synthase yields MRTGIGFDIHRFGEGDAVILGNVRIPFDKKLIGHSDADVLLHALCDAMLGAAGEGDIGIHFPNTDLSLKGISSIELLKRTNSIITQKGFCVSNLDSVIIAEAPRVLPYRDAMMGNIAKALEINVSQVNVKATTSEGIGAIGKGEGISAYAVCVLTYV; encoded by the coding sequence ATGAGGACTGGCATCGGTTTTGATATCCACAGGTTTGGAGAGGGTGATGCAGTGATACTTGGTAATGTGCGTATCCCCTTTGACAAGAAACTTATAGGACACTCGGATGCAGATGTATTACTCCATGCCCTTTGTGATGCTATGCTTGGCGCTGCTGGCGAGGGAGATATAGGAATACATTTCCCTAACACAGACCTATCTTTAAAGGGTATCTCAAGTATTGAATTATTGAAGAGGACAAATAGCATTATAACGCAAAAAGGGTTCTGTGTTTCAAATTTGGATTCTGTAATAATTGCTGAGGCGCCCAGGGTTCTGCCATACAGAGATGCAATGATGGGCAACATTGCCAAAGCCCTGGAAATTAATGTGAGTCAGGTAAATGTCAAGGCTACGACCAGTGAAGGTATTGGAGCAATTGGAAAGGGTGAAGGTATATCTGCATACGCAGTTTGTGTTCTAACATATGTTTGA
- the cysE gene encoding serine O-acetyltransferase codes for MFDNLSKDLNAVFERDPAASGKVEVFLTCPGFHAVMFHRMAHGLWRRGIPLLPRIISHLSRFLTGIEIHPGARIGSSFFIDHGMGVVIGETTVVGSNVTIFQGVTLGGTGKERGKRHPTLGNNIVVGVGAKILGNIVIGDNVKIGANSVVLESVPPDSTVVGVPGRIVKQGGRRLTETMLDHVHLPDPVSDRIDRIERELEEIKEQIRSRNHGT; via the coding sequence ATGTTTGATAATTTATCGAAGGATTTAAATGCAGTTTTCGAAAGGGATCCGGCTGCTTCCGGAAAAGTTGAGGTTTTTCTTACATGTCCGGGTTTTCACGCAGTTATGTTTCACAGGATGGCACACGGGTTATGGAGAAGGGGTATCCCTCTTTTACCAAGGATTATATCGCATTTAAGCAGATTTCTGACAGGGATAGAAATACATCCTGGTGCAAGGATTGGTTCATCCTTTTTTATAGATCATGGCATGGGCGTTGTAATTGGAGAGACGACAGTGGTTGGCAGCAATGTTACCATCTTTCAGGGTGTTACATTAGGCGGGACCGGTAAGGAGAGAGGAAAGCGTCACCCGACATTAGGGAATAATATAGTTGTCGGCGTGGGCGCGAAGATCCTTGGAAATATTGTAATTGGAGACAATGTAAAGATTGGAGCTAATTCAGTTGTGCTGGAGTCTGTTCCACCTGACTCTACTGTTGTTGGTGTTCCAGGTCGTATTGTTAAACAGGGCGGGAGGAGGCTTACAGAAACCATGTTGGATCATGTTCATCTCCCTGACCCGGTATCTGACAGGATTGACAGGATTGAGAGGGAGTTGGAAGAGATCAAGGAGCAAATAAGGAGCAGAAATCATGGGACTTAA
- a CDS encoding adenylosuccinate lyase, which yields MIDRYALPEMKHVWEPENKYSKWLAIEVLVCEALAQKGEIPEGAVKVIKEKGRINTERINEIELDVKHDVIAFLTAVSECIGDEAKYLHLGLTSSDILDTGLALQLMDASDIILDDLYRLLDVLKEKANVYKNTVMMGRSHGIHAEPVTFGLKMALWYEETKRNIDRLVRARDTIACGKISGAVGTFANIPPFVEEYVCQKLGLKPAPVSTQILQRDRHAEFMCTLGIISGTLDKIATEIRHLQRTEVLEVEEPFTEGQKGSSAMPHKRNPVGSENICGLARIVRSNCVAALENIPLWHERDISHSSAERIIMPDSTILIDYMLNRLISIMRDMVVYPENMMKNLNLTRGLINSQRVLLELVRKGMDRDKAYRLVQKNAMSAWNKGEEFQNLLLHDSDVMSQLSEADVRSCFDMDYHLKHVDYIFNRIF from the coding sequence ATGATAGATCGTTATGCACTGCCTGAGATGAAGCATGTATGGGAACCGGAAAATAAATATAGTAAGTGGCTTGCCATTGAAGTTCTGGTTTGTGAGGCATTGGCCCAAAAGGGTGAGATACCTGAGGGTGCAGTCAAAGTAATTAAAGAAAAGGGTAGAATAAATACGGAACGGATCAATGAGATTGAACTTGATGTTAAACATGATGTTATAGCCTTTCTCACTGCAGTTTCCGAGTGTATCGGTGATGAAGCAAAATACCTCCATCTGGGACTGACATCATCTGATATCCTTGATACAGGGCTTGCCCTGCAATTAATGGATGCGTCAGACATTATCCTTGATGATCTGTACAGGCTTCTGGATGTGTTAAAGGAAAAGGCAAATGTCTACAAGAATACCGTCATGATGGGACGTTCTCACGGCATTCATGCAGAGCCGGTGACGTTTGGGCTTAAAATGGCCTTATGGTACGAAGAGACAAAGAGGAATATAGATCGCCTTGTCAGGGCAAGGGATACGATTGCCTGTGGCAAGATATCAGGTGCGGTTGGAACCTTTGCCAACATACCACCATTTGTTGAAGAATATGTGTGTCAAAAGCTGGGCTTAAAACCAGCGCCCGTATCTACCCAGATTTTGCAGCGAGACCGGCACGCCGAATTCATGTGTACGCTCGGCATTATATCAGGTACACTTGATAAAATTGCTACTGAGATCCGGCATCTCCAAAGAACAGAGGTGCTGGAGGTTGAGGAACCTTTTACCGAAGGACAGAAGGGTTCTTCTGCAATGCCGCACAAGAGGAATCCGGTAGGATCTGAAAATATCTGCGGCCTGGCGAGGATTGTCCGGTCCAATTGTGTTGCGGCGCTGGAGAACATCCCGCTGTGGCATGAGCGTGATATCAGCCACTCTTCAGCGGAACGCATTATTATGCCTGATAGTACGATTCTTATAGACTATATGCTCAACAGGTTGATAAGTATCATGAGGGATATGGTCGTCTACCCTGAAAATATGATGAAGAATCTAAACTTGACCCGTGGACTTATTAATTCACAAAGGGTATTGCTCGAGCTTGTAAGAAAAGGAATGGACAGGGATAAGGCATACAGGCTGGTACAGAAAAATGCCATGAGTGCATGGAACAAAGGCGAGGAATTTCAGAATCTGCTTCTTCATGATTCAGATGTAATGTCGCAGTTGAGTGAGGCTGATGTAAGGTCATGCTTTGATATGGATTATCATTTGAAGCATGTAGATTATATTTTTAACAGGATATTCTGA